In Granulicatella elegans, one genomic interval encodes:
- a CDS encoding MsnO8 family LLM class oxidoreductase, with product MKISILDYGVVDIGKTNEEAIQETIQLAQIAEELGYERFWVAEHHEVNALSISAPEVVIPAIASQTKSIHVGSGGIMGLHYAPYKVAEVMRSLEALFPGRIDIGLGNSIGTKSVSTALKSHYTKPQFGEWIADLQEMIQSNEAVPYTKKVPEQFLLGMGGESVHIAAKNGLGFVYGIFPYIPQEPLVLAKELSTDYRKEFQSVNGTESRFILAVFVVIADTEEKAEEMAKALDLWMLGKQDFSEFETFPTKKDVETRKVTPAERKTIEDNRQRLMVGDSRAVKEQLDELCQVCNPDELLMIPLVGGFENRKRALELLAQLYQ from the coding sequence ATGAAAATTAGTATACTGGATTATGGTGTAGTTGATATTGGAAAGACAAATGAAGAAGCCATTCAAGAAACAATTCAATTAGCTCAAATTGCAGAAGAATTAGGCTATGAACGTTTTTGGGTGGCAGAACATCATGAAGTAAATGCTTTATCGATTAGTGCGCCTGAAGTAGTGATTCCAGCGATTGCTTCTCAAACAAAGAGCATTCATGTTGGTTCAGGTGGTATTATGGGCTTGCATTACGCTCCTTATAAGGTAGCAGAAGTGATGCGCTCGTTAGAAGCACTATTTCCAGGCAGAATCGATATCGGATTAGGAAATTCAATTGGAACGAAATCTGTTTCAACGGCTTTGAAAAGTCATTATACGAAACCTCAGTTTGGTGAATGGATAGCTGATTTACAAGAAATGATTCAGTCTAATGAAGCTGTTCCTTATACAAAGAAAGTTCCAGAACAATTTTTATTAGGAATGGGCGGAGAATCTGTTCATATTGCTGCGAAAAATGGCTTAGGATTCGTTTATGGAATTTTCCCGTATATTCCACAAGAACCTCTTGTACTTGCAAAAGAATTATCAACTGATTATCGTAAAGAGTTTCAATCGGTCAATGGGACTGAATCACGCTTTATTTTAGCGGTTTTTGTAGTTATTGCAGATACTGAGGAAAAAGCGGAAGAGATGGCTAAAGCATTAGATTTATGGATGTTAGGAAAACAAGATTTTAGTGAATTTGAAACATTCCCAACTAAAAAAGATGTTGAAACAAGAAAAGTAACTCCAGCAGAAAGAAAAACAATCGAAGACAATCGTCAACGGTTAATGGTTGGAGATTCACGGGCAGTAAAAGAACAACTGGATGAATTATGCCAAGTTTGTAATCCGGATGAATTATTAATGATTCCACTAGTTGGAGGATTTGAAAATCGTAAACGTGCGTTAGAATTACTAGCGCAGTTGTATCAGTAG
- a CDS encoding NADH-dependent flavin oxidoreductase, whose amino-acid sequence MKTIEALFEPFTLKGDIVLDNRFVLSPMVTNSSMEEGYITQDDLLYAKRRAGSAALQITGAAYVNKQGQLFEFGFSAMDEAAISGLKKLAQEMKSQGATAILQLTHAGRFASHALNRDKTVVGPSAMKLQSPFPHEVHEMTIEEIQQVIEDYRRATKIAIEAGFDGVEISSAQRLLIQTFFSTFSNERIDEYGSQSLENRSRIGIEVLKVVQETIQQYAGEQFILGFRATPEETRGDQIGYSIDEFLEFFHQALNIASIDYLAVASWGHDVFRNKIRAKGPHQGELVNAVIYKALKGKVAVIASGGINSQEKSLEALEHADLVGLSTPFITDPEFAEKIKEGKPEEIQLSIKPENLEELAIPQAAFKDIVPLMDFGESLHKDARDFFRSLEVNYKERAVDEN is encoded by the coding sequence TTGAAAACAATAGAAGCATTGTTTGAACCTTTTACATTGAAGGGGGATATTGTATTAGACAATCGTTTTGTGTTATCGCCAATGGTGACGAATTCTTCAATGGAAGAAGGGTATATTACGCAAGATGATTTATTATATGCAAAGAGACGTGCAGGTTCTGCTGCTTTACAAATTACAGGGGCAGCGTATGTCAATAAGCAAGGGCAACTATTTGAATTTGGATTTAGTGCAATGGATGAGGCGGCTATTTCAGGATTGAAGAAATTAGCGCAGGAAATGAAATCTCAAGGAGCAACGGCTATTTTACAATTAACTCATGCAGGACGTTTTGCCAGTCATGCATTGAATCGAGATAAAACGGTTGTAGGTCCCAGTGCAATGAAATTACAATCGCCATTTCCTCATGAAGTACATGAGATGACGATTGAAGAAATTCAACAAGTAATTGAAGATTATCGTCGTGCAACTAAAATAGCGATTGAAGCAGGTTTTGATGGGGTGGAAATTTCTTCTGCTCAACGATTGTTAATTCAAACATTCTTCTCTACTTTTTCGAATGAGAGAATAGATGAATATGGATCACAATCTTTAGAAAATCGCTCTCGTATTGGAATTGAAGTGTTGAAAGTCGTTCAAGAAACCATTCAACAATATGCGGGAGAACAATTTATATTAGGATTTAGAGCGACTCCAGAAGAAACTAGAGGGGATCAGATTGGCTATAGTATTGATGAGTTTCTAGAATTTTTCCATCAAGCTTTAAACATTGCTTCCATTGATTATTTAGCGGTTGCGAGTTGGGGTCATGATGTATTTCGAAATAAAATTCGCGCAAAAGGTCCTCATCAAGGTGAATTAGTGAATGCTGTGATTTATAAAGCGTTAAAAGGAAAAGTTGCGGTGATTGCTTCAGGCGGGATTAATAGTCAAGAGAAATCGTTAGAAGCCTTAGAACATGCCGACCTTGTTGGCTTATCGACTCCGTTTATTACGGACCCAGAATTTGCCGAAAAAATTAAAGAAGGTAAACCAGAAGAAATTCAATTGTCGATTAAACCGGAGAATTTAGAAGAATTAGCCATTCCACAAGCGGCATTTAAAGATATTGTGCCATTAATGGATTTTGGAGAATCGCTTCATAAAGATGCTAGAGATTTCTTTAGAAGTTTAGAAGTGAACTATAAGGAGAGAGCTGTCGATGAAAATTAG
- a CDS encoding glycine cleavage system protein H yields MRKFANFLWIDKEGDRYTIRMTPELQDDVGTIGFVQFSQDDVLEAEEEIVSIEASKTVMSIVTPIGGKVVAYNKAAVDEPTLLNSEKPEEHWLVVLTDVDEAQFMALEDE; encoded by the coding sequence ATGAGAAAATTTGCAAATTTTTTATGGATTGATAAAGAAGGAGACCGTTATACGATTCGTATGACACCAGAATTACAAGATGATGTGGGTACAATTGGTTTTGTTCAATTTAGCCAAGATGACGTGTTAGAAGCCGAAGAAGAAATTGTTAGTATTGAAGCTTCTAAAACAGTGATGTCTATTGTGACTCCAATTGGAGGAAAAGTAGTGGCATATAACAAAGCGGCAGTAGATGAGCCAACATTATTAAATTCTGAAAAACCAGAAGAACATTGGTTAGTTGTATTAACAGATGTTGATGAAGCGCAATTTATGGCATTAGAAGATGAATAA
- a CDS encoding lipoate--protein ligase: MYLIEPIRNGKYVTDGAVALAMQVYVQQNVFLDDDILFPYYCDPKVEIGKFQNTVAEVNEQYLKEHNIQIVRRDTGGGAVYVDSGAVNVCYLIQDNGVFGDFKRTYAPAVQALHELGATGVEQTGRNDLTIDEKKVSGAAMTISNGRVYGGYSLLLDVDYDAMGKVLNPNKKKLQSKGIQSTRARVGSIRPHLAPEYQDITIDEFKNLMTCKLLGIDSIDEAKRYVLTEEDWKAIDELTTKKYKNWDWNYGESPQYSDYRDGRFKAGTIQVYLEVEQGRITKCSIRGDFFSKREIQDVETQLIGIRMVEEDIKAVLDTFELTEYFGAVTSEELTKLILGE; encoded by the coding sequence ATGTATTTGATTGAACCAATTAGAAATGGAAAGTATGTTACAGACGGAGCAGTAGCTCTTGCAATGCAAGTGTATGTGCAACAAAATGTATTTTTAGATGATGATATTTTATTTCCTTATTACTGTGATCCAAAAGTGGAAATAGGTAAATTTCAAAATACAGTGGCGGAAGTAAATGAACAATATTTAAAAGAACATAACATTCAAATCGTTAGAAGAGATACAGGTGGTGGTGCCGTTTATGTAGATTCAGGTGCTGTAAATGTTTGTTATTTAATTCAAGATAATGGAGTGTTTGGAGATTTCAAGAGAACGTACGCTCCTGCAGTTCAAGCTCTTCATGAATTAGGAGCAACTGGAGTAGAACAAACGGGTCGAAATGACTTAACGATTGATGAAAAGAAAGTTTCTGGAGCAGCGATGACGATTAGTAATGGTCGTGTGTATGGAGGCTATTCTTTACTATTAGATGTTGATTATGATGCGATGGGAAAAGTTTTAAATCCAAATAAAAAGAAATTACAATCAAAAGGGATTCAATCTACAAGAGCAAGAGTAGGTTCGATTCGTCCGCATTTAGCTCCAGAATATCAGGACATTACGATTGATGAGTTTAAAAACTTAATGACTTGTAAGTTGTTAGGAATTGATTCCATTGATGAAGCCAAACGTTATGTATTAACAGAAGAAGATTGGAAAGCGATTGATGAACTGACAACTAAAAAGTATAAAAATTGGGATTGGAATTACGGAGAATCACCACAATATAGCGACTATCGTGATGGAAGATTTAAAGCAGGAACAATTCAAGTTTATTTAGAAGTAGAACAAGGAAGAATTACAAAATGTAGTATTCGTGGTGATTTCTTTTCTAAACGAGAAATTCAAGATGTAGAAACTCAATTAATAGGCATTCGTATGGTAGAGGAAGATATTAAAGCTGTATTAGACACGTTTGAGTTAACAGAATATTTTGGAGCAGTAACTTCTGAAGAGCTTACAAAACTCATTTTAGGAGAGTAA
- a CDS encoding protein-ADP-ribose hydrolase, giving the protein MNKDTQVTRLQQMIAFLMEERGEAISDFSGKSEKELEEIWRGLVNIRPASPSDIRYLELEAAYLRQYHTGAIVGLESCQDTNAERVKLYHGDLCHLEVDAIVNAANSDLLGCFIPNHRCIDNAIHTFAGVQLRECCHQIQLAQNKKEPMGSVKVTPSYHLPCDYVFHTVGPFIPPGKPVTGIRKQLLEKCYMSCLKKAEEMKLESIAFCGISTGQFGFPVEDAAQIAVSVVKGWVKEHVFPKTVILSTYTNEEQMAYKKLLQ; this is encoded by the coding sequence ATGAATAAAGACACACAAGTTACTCGATTACAGCAAATGATTGCATTTTTGATGGAAGAAAGAGGCGAAGCCATTTCAGATTTCTCTGGAAAATCAGAAAAAGAATTAGAAGAAATTTGGCGAGGATTGGTTAATATTAGACCTGCTAGTCCATCAGACATTCGTTATTTAGAATTAGAAGCGGCGTATTTAAGGCAATACCATACGGGCGCAATTGTTGGGTTGGAAAGTTGCCAAGATACAAATGCAGAGAGAGTAAAATTATATCATGGAGACTTATGTCATTTAGAAGTGGATGCAATTGTAAATGCGGCGAATAGTGATTTGTTAGGATGTTTTATTCCAAATCATCGTTGCATTGATAATGCTATTCATACTTTTGCAGGAGTCCAGTTAAGAGAATGTTGTCATCAAATTCAACTCGCTCAAAATAAAAAAGAGCCGATGGGATCTGTGAAAGTGACACCAAGTTATCATTTACCATGTGATTATGTTTTTCATACAGTGGGTCCTTTTATTCCGCCTGGAAAACCCGTTACGGGTATTCGGAAACAATTATTAGAGAAATGTTATATGAGTTGTTTGAAAAAAGCAGAAGAAATGAAGTTAGAAAGTATTGCTTTTTGTGGGATTTCAACAGGTCAATTTGGTTTTCCAGTAGAAGATGCTGCACAAATTGCAGTTTCGGTTGTAAAAGGTTGGGTAAAAGAACACGTCTTTCCAAAAACGGTTATTTTATCGACGTATACCAATGAAGAACAAATGGCCTATAAAAAATTATTACAATGA
- a CDS encoding SIR2 family NAD-dependent protein deacylase, which yields MESQAQQLKSLFEEADAIVVGIGAGMSAADGFTYIGERFESAFPDFIEKYQLLDMLQASLFQFASWEEYWSFQSRFIALNYLDQPVGAAYVDLKEMLETKPYHIITTNADNAFEVAGFDMEKVFHIQGEYGLLQCSQHCHPKTYRKDELIREMIAQQKDMKVPYELIPFCPECGAPLEINKRNAEKGMVESADFFEQKARYDAFLKQYETGKVVYLEIGIGFTTPQFIKTPFQKKVTENPNAVYVSMNHKHYRVPLAIRNRTLLLSDNIATLIHETHQLLKEEGKLYVFD from the coding sequence ATGGAGAGTCAGGCGCAACAATTAAAAAGCTTATTTGAAGAAGCGGATGCTATTGTTGTGGGGATTGGAGCGGGAATGTCTGCTGCAGATGGGTTCACTTATATTGGGGAACGTTTTGAGTCAGCTTTTCCAGATTTTATAGAAAAGTATCAATTATTAGATATGTTACAAGCAAGTTTATTTCAATTTGCAAGTTGGGAAGAGTACTGGTCTTTCCAAAGTCGTTTTATTGCATTAAATTACTTAGATCAACCAGTGGGAGCGGCTTATGTAGATTTGAAAGAAATGCTTGAAACAAAACCTTATCATATTATTACAACGAATGCTGATAATGCCTTTGAAGTAGCAGGATTTGATATGGAAAAAGTATTTCACATTCAAGGGGAATACGGATTGTTACAATGCAGTCAACATTGTCACCCAAAAACTTATCGAAAAGATGAGTTGATTCGTGAAATGATTGCTCAGCAAAAAGATATGAAAGTTCCCTATGAATTGATTCCATTTTGTCCAGAATGTGGAGCGCCATTAGAGATTAATAAGCGTAATGCAGAAAAAGGAATGGTGGAGTCTGCAGATTTCTTTGAACAAAAAGCACGTTATGATGCCTTTTTGAAACAATATGAAACTGGGAAAGTCGTCTATTTAGAAATCGGAATTGGATTTACAACACCACAATTTATTAAAACGCCATTCCAAAAGAAAGTTACAGAAAATCCAAATGCAGTTTATGTGAGCATGAATCATAAACATTATCGAGTGCCTTTAGCCATTCGAAATCGCACCCTACTATTATCAGATAATATTGCAACATTAATACACGAAACACATCAATTATTAAAAGAAGAAGGAAAGCTTTATGTATTTGATTGA